TTTTAAAATAATGGCAAATATGATGTTATAATGACTATTTCTTTGGTTTTGTAGTCCCTTTTTTGAAACAATAGAAGACCACTTGCTGCATTATTGTATACATAAGAGGTGtttaaattcaaatgtccatTCTGGTTTATAATAGCATTCTATTCTTATAATAACTAATAGCAGCTACTATAACCACCATTGCtttaattcttaaaaaaaataaaataaacaacttGACCTGGTTAATGACATCCATTGGTTTTTATAATGGTAAATAATTGTTTGAACAGGGTCCATTATCATGGTATTGCAGTGGTATTTAAACCCTAGTACCAGCAAAGGTAGGTTCTGAGACTATTATTTGTTTTAATAACCCTAGTCGAAAATCAGCTATTAAAATGATTATTATATTTAATAGCCACAGAAAACAAAAGATGTGCTTAAATGGGAACGCCAGTGGCAGTTTATCTGTATTTAAACAGGGACGGATTTTGTAAACTGGCGCTCCCTTTGTAGCCTGATTCCCTTTAGAGCTGTACTTTTCTTGCTCAGGGAGGGATGCTGTTGCCTTTATTAGAGTGCCGATGCAATCGAAGCGAAGGGGAAAGATGATAAGCCCCCACTATTTATGGGGAGCACTCAGACTAGTGGtgcaacttgcatcattaattATTGAATAAACCACATGCTTAGCATATGCAAAAAAGCTAGTATTTTAACAAGTGCACAAAGGAAGAACCTAATGATTGAGCGCCTTGCCCAGGATGGGAATCTGGGTATTTGGACACATGAACCATTTAATATATGTTGAAGGGATTTATGGTAAGTAAGAATGGAAGGATAAAAATAAGCGGCACTTTCATTCTGGTGGCCATGGTGAAAATGCTGGTTTTGCATATAATAGGACGACAAAAAGAAGCGGCAGTTTCATCCTGGTGGTCAGAATGAAAATGCAGCTTCAGTATATATGGTAATGGATATAAATTTCTTTCATCTTTGACAAAAGAAATGTTTGTGTTCCCTTTTTGTAATGCtttttatgtttcttttttattcCAATTTCTTGTTATGTTTTCATTATGCTGTGCATTAGTGACTACTGACGTTATCctttgcttgaaattttgtttCAGGGAGATAATGTACCGGCACCATACATGACATTTGAGTCTGCAGGGTTTCCTTCAGAAATATTAAAAGAGGTAATTAGTAAGTCTCCTATTTGTTTGTCCTTGGTCATTTGATCATTTTGGTGTGTGAAGCATGTGCAAGTTTAACACACTCTTGTGCTCGAGCGTTCACTgcacattttttattttttggtaattGTTGGAGTTTGGTGAAACATTTCAGTCTCATAGccattcatttttttctttccattctgtaCTTCTGTCTCAGGTGCGATATTTGCTCCAAGGTGGAGCTAATGTCGTACGCTGTGCTTCGTAGTGCCACCCTCTTTCTTGGGAGGGCGGCATATAGCTGGATTGCCTGTTACGGTGGGCCAAATATGAGAAGGGCTTTCTGATTAACAGTTCGTTGCTGGGCTGCCTCCGGTGATTTGGGCCATGCTGCCACAGGCCCAAACAAAGGAAGgccctttctcctcctccagcttgcATCTGCAAGCAGCTGCCAGTTTTGGGAAAGGCTTTTTGAGGGACTGGTTCATGGCTGGGGCGCTGGGCCTGCCTCTGCTGATTTGGTTCATGCTGCCACTTGAGTCCTGACAAAAGAAGGCCCTTTCTCCTGCTCCGGCTTGCATTTGCAAGTGCCCACCAATATGGGAGGGCTTTCTGAGAAACCAGTTCATGGCTGGGGCTACATCCGGTGATTTTGTTCAAGCTGCCACTTGGGCCCAAAGAATGAAGGCCTTTCTCCTGCTCAAGCTTGCATCTGCAAGTATCCACGTACATTCTGGGAATACACGAGTACTGCCATTAGcttaatcctttgctttgattccacaaagagagagagagagagggagagagaaaaagaaggaatacatatttttttaagcTAGTACTTTAGACCATTAATCCTCATGGGTTTGTGgatttttgctttttcagataCACCATGCAGGTTTCTCTGCTCCCACTCCTATTCAGGCTCAGTCTTGGCCAATTGCATTGCAAAGTCATGACATTGTAGCGATTGCAAAGACAGGATCAGGCAAAACTCTTGGTTATCTTATTCCAGGGTTCATTCATCTGAAACGCCTTCATAACAACTCTAAAATGGGTCCAACGGTATTGGTTCTGGCACCAACTAGGGAGTTGGCAACCCAGATAGAAGATGAAGCTGTGAAGTTCGGGCGATCATCAAGAATATCATGCACGGTTTGTTCCTTCTATAGTTATTTGGTTCTGTCTTGAGTTGGTTTTTTGTTTGGTCATTGGAATCAATGATGGCAAATGTTTTTCAGCTAGTTTTGATTTTGAAGAAAGCTGCTTGTCATGAGACTCAAAAGTATCATTAGTTCTCAAATAGTTGTTCATCTTCAAAGATAACCTACAGTCTCATATCTCTCTCCAAACTAGTCTCTGGATCTCATACATATTAGTTTAATGTTCCCGAAATTGGCAGAGCTGGTTTTAGTGTAATGTGTATGATAGCAGACAATATGCCATCTGCATAATTCTCAATAACTCTATGCTTTTGTTGCTAGCAGCCTACTTAacttgtaagaaaatataaaatatataaataaatctacctcatcctatcagcttaagcttttaggataagtggtgatttccacatagtattagagcagaggtcctgagttcgaaccctgtctccgcactctttaaccccattattaaaaatttcacatgttgggctcGCTTATTAAAGAAAAGTCCGGCCCACATATGAGGgggagtgtaagaaaatataaaatatataaataaatctacctcatcctatcagcttaagcttttaggataaGTGATGATTTCTACATAACTAATAGTCATTGTTTTGTTGACTCGTGTCTTATGTTTTTGTGGTTCAAGTGTTTATATGGAGGTGCTCCAAAAGGTCCCCAGTTGAGGGATTTAGATCGGGGTGTAGATGTTGTGGTTGCAACTCCAGGAAGACTAAATGACATTTTAGAGATGAGAAGAGTAAGCCTCCGTCAGGTGTCATATCTGGTTCTTGATGAGGCTGACCGAATGCTGGACATGGGTTTTGAGCCACAGATACGGAAAATTGTAAAAGAGATACCCCATCGCCGGCAGACTCTTATGTTCACTGCTACGTGGCCAAAAGAAGTTCGGAAAATTGCTGCAGATCTGCTGGTTCATCCTATTCAGGTTAACATTGGGAGCATAGATGATCTTGTTGCGAACAATGCAATCACTCAGGTATGGACTGAACACGCCtgatattatatagtttcatcaTGTTgtttaatgaataataaattttagatattttgatCTTTCTCAGGTTTGTACTCACTACTATGGAAAATGAAGGGAGTTTCAATTCTAaatatttctctctcttcaccaTATTATCAAGAATATATTgagttttttgaaaaaaaaatgttaatcaTATTAGGTTTTTGTGCTTATCAtgcaaatatatttatttgtgcAAAATAAACatatcactttttttttggtttaggcATCTCTGTTATTTGTTGATACTTATCCTGATACTTGTCACTCTTTCCTTTGAATTGATAGTATTCAAATGGTCGTTATCTGTTTCCAATTTCCAATGCAGTATGTGGAAATAATCACACCCATGGAAAAACTGAGACGGTTAGAACAGATATTGCGATCCCAAGATCCAGGTTCTAAGGTCTTAATATTTTGCTCAACGAAGAGGATGTGTGACCAGCTTGCAAGGAACCTCACTCGTCAGTTTGGTGCTTCTGCTATTCATGGTGACAAGTCTCAGGGTGAGAGAGACAGGGTTTTAAGCCAATTCCGAACTGGAAGGTCCCCCATACTAGTAGCTACTGATGTTGCTGCTCGAGGCCTGGACATCAAGGATATCAGGTTAAGCTGCATATGTTTCTTTTTATATAGATTTTCTGATAGTTAGTTAAAAAGTAGGGCCAGCCGATGGCATTATAGTTTTAATCTGTAGCATGAACATCTTGTTGCATGCTCAGTTTATCTTGTAGTCTTTGTGTAGACTTATGATAGCTTCAAATTGCCTTTTCAGATTTTTTGGGGACTTTTGCTCAAAATGTGtttgtttttgcatataaaTGTTTTAAAATCCCCTTGTTTCCAGGGTTGTGATCAACTACGACTTCCCCACGGGTGTTGAAGATTACGTTCACAGGATTGGCAGAACTGGTAGGGCAGGTGCCACTGGTGTGGCTTATACATTTTTCTGTGATCAAGACTCAAAATATGCAGCAGATCTTGTCAAAGTTCTGGAAGGGGCAGACCAACGTGTTCCTCAGGAGTTACGGGTCATGGTGTCACGTGGTGGGTATGGTGGGAAGTCCCGCCGCTGGGGTTCTCGCTCTGGTGCTCGTGATGGTGATAGGTCACGTGGATCTAGTGATACCACTTATGGTGGAAGGGGTGGGCGCGGCCTGCCACCTTCATCTGGTAGATTAGATAGCAGTCGTGTTGGTCGTGGACCTGATCGTGAGCCTCCTCGTGGCAGGTATTTATAACTGCAAATATACTTTTTTGGGTTTATAACCTTTTATTAAGCATTGCTTATGTATTAATCTAAACTAGCTACCAAGGGTTGTGCAATACACATCTAGGAAGAAATAATAAAGTAAATTCTTTGGTATATGAAAACATATGAGCTTTTTGATATTTGGGAATTTTTCTATCTGATTCTGTCATTGTTATGCCAAAAGTACTCTTTGATTTATTATAGATATTTGAATTATCTCCAGTTGGTTGTCCACTTTTCCATAATTGTAGGTTATATAACAATTATTCTACCTAATAATTaaagagaaaaaaggaaaaaaaatgaaatctaTCTTAAGTCCACTCCCTCCTTGTCTCAATatattgttttctaattttgagATGATTCCAAAGCAATCTCCAGTTTTCATGAATCAATGGGATAATACTATCATTCCAGGTGTTAAAGAGAAGGTATTTTTCCAAAATTAGTCTGCAATTTCTAGAAATCAGTGATAtttggaaatattttttttgaaaatcaaacTAATCATTTTATCTATTAAAAATTAAGTTAGGCAggaatttcttaataaagaaaggttttgaaaatAGTTTGAGCAaggttttctaaaataaattagatgattcTGGTTAAAATGGAAGGAAATTGTTTCCACTTAGAGTAGTCTGTTACAATTTTCAAATTAATATCAAGTTTTCAAAGATGATATGTTGTAAAGATCTTTTGAAACCAAAGTACTGTTTTTGGCTGttaaaaaaatagaggaaaattttcttagtttcaaaagatttttcaaaaatatttttatttaaataatattatataacttatataaataattataaattttgtttttttatgttattatcAAATATTTTATAACACCCACTTTCCAAAACACCAAGGCCTCAGCTGAAAACCCTTTCACTAACACTTGTGCCTCATCACATCCCTACGCAAGTGCTGGTTGATTTGGGTGGCATGGCAAGTGGTCACATTAAGTAGGGGTGGCATTGCTTGACCGTGTAATctgtttaacttgattcaacctATTGTAGATTGGGTTGAGttacttgtttaataaaatgATCAGGTTTGGGTCGGGAATTTTTAATTGTTTAGTAAATAGGTTGGTTCAAGTTGACAGGTTTTTGATCTATGCTCTATCCACCCTGACCCTACTGCCACCCATAGTTTTAAATTTTGCTCTTTGTATATATGAGGATATCTAATAACCATCCCAAAGAAGACTTATGATTGCTCGATGATGTTGCTAGATATGATCGTGGATATCGAGACAGTCATGAGGTGGAGGTTGTTGTTAGGAGATCCAGAGATAAACATCGTAGCCGTAGCCACAGCTATAGCCGCAGCCGCAGCCCTAAAGAGGGACGTGATGGGTGGGGCAATAGCCGCAGTAGGAGCCGTAGCAGGAGCTGGAACCGTGGCCACAGTCAAAGCAGGAGCCGTAGTCGCAGTGCTAGCCAGGGCATCGACCGGTATGATGGCCGGCTTGGTGAGGGAGCTGGGCGAACACATCGGGAATCACCACTAACAAGGAGAATGGTGCCCTCACCAACCAACCATCGCATTGGGAGCCCTGTCCATTCAGAAAAAATGCCATACTACAGAGATTGGAGGGGATCGTCACCATATAATGGTGAGGACATGGAAAAGATTCAACCGGATCACTCACCTAGCCTACAGAAGGAGAGATCCATGTCCCCATGTGGCAATATGGACAGTGGAAAGCAAGTAAGATCAGCTAGCCCAGCACAGTGGCATCAAGGATCTCAGCATGACCATGGTGATGCTGAAGGGCCTAACGAAAAACCTGTTCAATCACTCTCAATGCCTTGCAATAGGagtggggaggaagaagaggaaggcatGATACCTGCAGATGAGGAGGATGGTGTGATACCTTCTGAAGAGGGTACAACATCGCCGAGGACAGCAACAGGCGAGCAACCAGGTTCACTCAATTGATAATGTCAAAATTAACAGGATCTCCAAGTTTAACTTGGATATCTTTCTGGGTTGGCATCCTGGGGCACCGCTTCAGCTTTGATTTCTGATGGTGGTTATGTTGTAACCTTGTTTGCAAGATCATGGTAAGAATAATATGGATCATCTCTCAGGTACCTATGCTTATTATTTTGTCAAATACTCAAAAAGACTGGAGATCTTGGttttcggattttttttttggttgtctACCCTTTGACCCAAGTAAGATAGAACGCGTCTGTTTGGCAGGGAATAGGGATTTTTTCCCCTAACCAGTAAGAATCCTGGCTTGTGAAGGATTTCAGGGTACCTATATTCTCAACGAAATTTCCGCATCAACTTGAAGACTAGCATCAGCTGCTAGATAGGCCAACTTGAAAGAAAATTGACATGCACCCTTCTTCTGCATTTTGTGATGGAAAACATAAATGCTTGATGCTTACATGTGAATGTTTTTGGGCTATTATCTTGATCAATGTAGGCAGATAATATCCTGAGATATCTTCATGTGATGTCAGTATCTCTATACTAGCTCACACCCTGCATGCTGCGAAGGGGTCCTTGGCAGAATGTACACGCGAACTGATGACAGAATATATTGAACATTGATTCATGAATAGTCATGCAAACAGAAATAAACAGAACAGGCAAAACCTGTATGTAATATGAGAAAATTCATTGTGTTGCAAACCAATATGCAACAACTAAGCAACGTGTGGTCATACAAAaactaataaaattattttagacTATAGACAGCCAAAGAGTTTTCTTAAAAGGAGGGAAAAGTAATTAACAGACATTCGTGAATTTTTTGCTTTGTTCAGCGGAAAGTGCGTTTGCAGCGAGGCAAATGTTAGTTGGCCCCTCAacccaaccttttttttttccgcccGGCACTTCTGTAATGCGACATAATATTTCTTGAATAAGCCAACCGATTATAGTACTTGTTTGTAATTTTGCACTATTAGCCGGATTGCAACAGTTAGCACTCCATGCAGCCATTTTACTATTTTCTTCAACATATCCTGCTAGAGGGTGGTCCTTACTCTTGGAAAATATTCGTTTGTGATCCGGGTGTCATAAGATCAAAAAGTAGAAATAATCTCTTTGGATGCAAAACCAAAGCTGCCTAGATCGGATCTTCTCCGATTCCTGCAGTAGTACAAGTCTTCCAATGTTGAAATACCTTTCAGCATATTCTGTCGttacaaaagaaagagaaaatcctTGGATAATATATGTTTTGTGATCTAGGTGTCATAAATTAGAGGAGTAGAAATAATCTCTCCTAACCAAGGCTGCCTAGATCGGACCTTCTTCGGTTCCAGCAGTAGTACAAGTCTTCCAATGTTTAATTACCTTTCAGCATATTCTGTCAttacaaaagaaagagaagacgaGAATCAGTATATTAgccaaaaatatcaaaaataataCATTACATATTTGGAAAGTGTGCCAGTTGGGCGGTAAGTCTAGTACCACGTATCTTGGCCATCCAGTGAACGAGGATGGAAGAATAGCTTCGTTCCAAGCGAAGAAGCATCATCATCTCCAGCTTCCGTGGAATCATATAATCCTCAATATAATTTGCCATAGCAtccttgatatatttaatagaatacatacatacatgcatgcatatatatatatatatatatatatagatcagATGTGAATACAACAGATTTTTTGATATCCATAAGTCACGCACGCAGGCACGATATCaatgtgtatatatacatatatatccatatatatatatatatatatatatatatacacatatatattattttgataaatgtcGACCCAAAACTTCTTGAAGTCCAGCTTGTGTCTATATCAGTGAACCCACCAGAACTCATCAAATTCCTGGATGAGTTAGGTTTATAGAGCCAAACACCCCAAACGGGCTAGGTCCAGATTACAACGTACCCATACCCAtcgtgtttttcttttctttttttttcgaaagGCCACCATGAGCACAGAAAAGCCTAGGATACCTTTCCTAACTCAATGCGCATACCTTCCATACTGATACGAAGGAGAACCACCGGGTATCAAATATGTCATATTTAGACAGCCAGTCAGCTTGGGAAGCTCCTTTACATCCTTGAAAcagcaaataaagaaagaaagattggGAAGCTCCTCTATATCCATAGAGGATGCTTCCTttttgtgtgcgtgtgtgtgggTGTGCGTGTAGGATACCATGTAGAGGCCTCGCTGTCTAACAGTTTCACCAGACCTTGAGAAACGATTCCACAACCGTCCCCAGACCACGGCCTGCAGGAGAGAAACCATGATCCCTTGGTTTTCTCCCTTTCaacatttggaaaaaaataaaataaaataagaaagcaGTAGAATCACCACCAGTGACGCAAGATTGGAAATCTCTCTAATTCCCTTAGCTGGAACATGGATATGGATGGACTACATCTTGTGATTGTCTCACTCAACCTTAGAAGATAGAAGTGTGCTCCAATGTTCGGATTCCGCAACTAGAAAGAAGCTGAGACAATTCTGTTTCATTTGTTTCTTCAATGGATAAAATTTTGGGGCACACATATTTGTTGCGGAGTATCGAGATATTCCGCATATCTGGATTTCATGACCACAACAATCAACATAAGTTTGTCTTGCCGAGTACCTTGAGGTTCGCTCTCTACTCCTGTATTCAGACATTTTACATTTAATCCCCATTGACCAGACTACGCAAAGGAAATTTAAAAAAGATTGATTGTGCATATGGATTAAACACCGAATCGAACAAAGGACCATGTCCTAGCTCAGCAACCCCaaacccacaaaaaaaaaaaggaaaaggagataAGAAGTGAGGCAGCAAAACAAATAAAGTACCATTTCTAGAAGCATACCCAACAATTTTAAGATAATTATATCATCTCTAGAAGAACCCACATGCTAGCACTacgagaaaaggagaaaaagaagactACTCATGCGGTCTTTGGCTTGATTCTCTTCACCCTCGAGTACAGGAAAACTCCAGCGAGCGCCACACCAGTTCCTGCAATACAAATATTTTATTGGATAAGCGATAGATGTTGCAATTAGAGGCATCCAATAGATCTGGTCTAAGTTAACCACCACCAGCATCAAGTAGTTACCGAGCGAATTGATTAACGAAACAGGAGTTCTGAAAAAGAGAACTGAAGTCACAATGACTACCACCCTCTTCACACAGTTGCCCACGGAATGTGTTACAGGTGACACCTTTGCTAGTATCATATATGAAACCTGACACAGCATTTTCAAATCAAACCAAATGATAAAACCTAGCGAAGGGAAATTTACAAGAGAAAACAGGTGATGCgtagaatttgaaaaaaaaaaaaagaagaaaaaaagtacAGCATTTGTAACAGGTGTGATCAACAATAGGTAGAAGAAATGCAGGGAAGGTGCACCAGTTTCTCAATCATTCATTCAGTTGAAGAACATGCAACCAGCCAATCATTTTTGGAATGAATTTCATAGAACCTAGAACAACTAACAACCTATTCTCCACAACTTCCGTAAATTTTGAACCAATCACaagtaaaaattttggaagcGCATACTGTCACAGCAAAGTAGAGACTATATTGGATCCAGAACTACTTAGGAATGATGAACTAGGGGACATCTTTACAAAATTTGTGTTTTAGAGCATCTTATAGCTGTTTGCACAAATGCACGCATATCATGCATTATATTGGTAACTTCAGTATATGAAtccacctttttcttatgactGAAAAACAAGAGGGCCATTGACTTGGATAGAGTGATCTATAGCCCTGGTTAATTAGAACCAAGCGACTCCCCTGATGTGCAACTTCTATTATTACTTAAATCATATCGCCTTTACCACTAAATAATAACTTTAAGGGTTTACTTGGCCAACCAAAATCTTAGAACCATGATTCTTTATATACTATAGTAGGATTCAAATATTGGGTTGTAAGGGCATATGAATAGTTAACTGATATGGCACATGTcatatcatgcaccatatcaaTAAATGGTACCAACTTGTATGCCCTTGGCATGGTCAATCTTGGCGTCTGAATTTATTTTTAGACCTTTTctattatgttttattattttaatgctatgtttttacataaatatgtTGTCTATTGATATAAGTACCCTAGTCATTCTATTCGATGTGCACTGAAGTTTTTTTATTCCTATTTCAATACATGGTTTCACATATTATGTAATTAAAGTTACATTGAAAAACTATATGGGTGCACTATAGATTTTCTAGAGAAAGAATACATTACCATATAATTAAACAACAATTTCCATGTTTTTGACGTAGAAATATAGTTCCTTACCCAAATACTACAACAAGTGACTGGCAAGCTCATATATTGATAGCCTAGCACATATAGAGAAATGTATACCTATGTTTGTGCAACATATATTTCTGTTCAAGCAGAAAGTACTATTTGGTTTCATGTTAGGTGAGATGGTTTAGAGACTAagatatataatttttcttgcCAAACTTCTAGGTTTCAGCAATGTTCaggtaaaataaaaatttgagccTTCAAGCACCTTCATGAATCCAAACAAATGTTTGATACTAAAAGATATTACAAAGATAGATATTCTTTTGTCGAAAAAAGAAGACTTATTTCAAACTTTACAGTCATAACATAGTGTGATCATGCTTTTGCCTCCGATAATTAAACTGCTTTGTTGGTCAAAGTTTATAACTCTACAAATTACCTATATTTTCCCCAAGATGACTTCCCTAAGTACTAGGAGACTTGATTCCCAAGTCCAAAGCTATCTAAGTCTAAGACCATATC
This portion of the Phoenix dactylifera cultivar Barhee BC4 chromosome 11, palm_55x_up_171113_PBpolish2nd_filt_p, whole genome shotgun sequence genome encodes:
- the LOC103709291 gene encoding ATP-dependent RNA helicase-like protein DB10 isoform X1 — its product is MTASASASASRPRYAPEDPTLPKPWKALVDGSTGYLYYWNPETNVTQYERPVTELPPPPPLLPPPPPHPPPKSASVAVSSSVPHNQRERDSHDDDGRHGRSRSSHQHGGARGSSSQNHGHDARASWDLRTASARVHGSSSIGGGALSAEAYRRQHEIIVTGDNVPAPYMTFESAGFPSEILKEIHHAGFSAPTPIQAQSWPIALQSHDIVAIAKTGSGKTLGYLIPGFIHLKRLHNNSKMGPTVLVLAPTRELATQIEDEAVKFGRSSRISCTCLYGGAPKGPQLRDLDRGVDVVVATPGRLNDILEMRRVSLRQVSYLVLDEADRMLDMGFEPQIRKIVKEIPHRRQTLMFTATWPKEVRKIAADLLVHPIQVNIGSIDDLVANNAITQYVEIITPMEKLRRLEQILRSQDPGSKVLIFCSTKRMCDQLARNLTRQFGASAIHGDKSQGERDRVLSQFRTGRSPILVATDVAARGLDIKDIRVVINYDFPTGVEDYVHRIGRTGRAGATGVAYTFFCDQDSKYAADLVKVLEGADQRVPQELRVMVSRGGYGGKSRRWGSRSGARDGDRSRGSSDTTYGGRGGRGLPPSSGRLDSSRVGRGPDREPPRGRYDRGYRDSHEVEVVVRRSRDKHRSRSHSYSRSRSPKEGRDGWGNSRSRSRSRSWNRGHSQSRSRSRSASQGIDRYDGRLGEGAGRTHRESPLTRRMVPSPTNHRIGSPVHSEKMPYYRDWRGSSPYNGEDMEKIQPDHSPSLQKERSMSPCGNMDSGKQVRSASPAQWHQGSQHDHGDAEGPNEKPVQSLSMPCNRSGEEEEEGMIPADEEDGVIPSEEGTTSPRTATGEQPGSLN
- the LOC103709291 gene encoding DEAD-box ATP-dependent RNA helicase 40-like isoform X3, encoding MTFESAGFPSEILKEIHHAGFSAPTPIQAQSWPIALQSHDIVAIAKTGSGKTLGYLIPGFIHLKRLHNNSKMGPTVLVLAPTRELATQIEDEAVKFGRSSRISCTCLYGGAPKGPQLRDLDRGVDVVVATPGRLNDILEMRRVSLRQVSYLVLDEADRMLDMGFEPQIRKIVKEIPHRRQTLMFTATWPKEVRKIAADLLVHPIQVNIGSIDDLVANNAITQYVEIITPMEKLRRLEQILRSQDPGSKVLIFCSTKRMCDQLARNLTRQFGASAIHGDKSQGERDRVLSQFRTGRSPILVATDVAARGLDIKDIRVVINYDFPTGVEDYVHRIGRTGRAGATGVAYTFFCDQDSKYAADLVKVLEGADQRVPQELRVMVSRGGYGGKSRRWGSRSGARDGDRSRGSSDTTYGGRGGRGLPPSSGRLDSSRVGRGPDREPPRGRYDRGYRDSHEVEVVVRRSRDKHRSRSHSYSRSRSPKEGRDGWGNSRSRSRSRSWNRGHSQSRSRSRSASQGIDRYDGRLGEGAGRTHRESPLTRRMVPSPTNHRIGSPVHSEKMPYYRDWRGSSPYNGEDMEKIQPDHSPSLQKERSMSPCGNMDSGKQVRSASPAQWHQGSQHDHGDAEGPNEKPVQSLSMPCNRSGEEEEEGMIPADEEDGVIPSEEGTTSPRTATGEQPGSLN
- the LOC103709291 gene encoding ATP-dependent RNA helicase-like protein DB10 isoform X2, producing MAGATSGDFVQAATWAQRMKAFLLLKLASASIHVHSGNTRIHHAGFSAPTPIQAQSWPIALQSHDIVAIAKTGSGKTLGYLIPGFIHLKRLHNNSKMGPTVLVLAPTRELATQIEDEAVKFGRSSRISCTCLYGGAPKGPQLRDLDRGVDVVVATPGRLNDILEMRRVSLRQVSYLVLDEADRMLDMGFEPQIRKIVKEIPHRRQTLMFTATWPKEVRKIAADLLVHPIQVNIGSIDDLVANNAITQYVEIITPMEKLRRLEQILRSQDPGSKVLIFCSTKRMCDQLARNLTRQFGASAIHGDKSQGERDRVLSQFRTGRSPILVATDVAARGLDIKDIRVVINYDFPTGVEDYVHRIGRTGRAGATGVAYTFFCDQDSKYAADLVKVLEGADQRVPQELRVMVSRGGYGGKSRRWGSRSGARDGDRSRGSSDTTYGGRGGRGLPPSSGRLDSSRVGRGPDREPPRGRYDRGYRDSHEVEVVVRRSRDKHRSRSHSYSRSRSPKEGRDGWGNSRSRSRSRSWNRGHSQSRSRSRSASQGIDRYDGRLGEGAGRTHRESPLTRRMVPSPTNHRIGSPVHSEKMPYYRDWRGSSPYNGEDMEKIQPDHSPSLQKERSMSPCGNMDSGKQVRSASPAQWHQGSQHDHGDAEGPNEKPVQSLSMPCNRSGEEEEEGMIPADEEDGVIPSEEGTTSPRTATGEQPGSLN